The following coding sequences lie in one Lolium perenne isolate Kyuss_39 chromosome 2, Kyuss_2.0, whole genome shotgun sequence genomic window:
- the LOC127331668 gene encoding uncharacterized protein, which produces MRGPRPAVDAPVAAGHGDKATPPAHRQRMKTALDLLHGIRVELTSHENEKEVKAGLPQLLLVCARRQSQGQAARRTCCSWAFLDSDEDAQGYGVLDMADQEEELAHIDPYTTTPTNLKLRD; this is translated from the exons ATGAGAGGCCCTCGCCCGGCTGTAGATGCACCAGTCGCGGCGGGCCATGGCGACAAAGCAACACCACCAGCACATCGGCAGAGGATGAAGACGGCGCTGGATCTGCTTCACGGCATCCGCGTCGAGCTCACCAGCCACG AAAATGAAAAGGAGGTCAAGGCCGGCCTTCCCCAGCTCCTTCTCGTGTGCGCGCGCCGACAGAGCCAAGGACAGGCCGCGCGCCGGACCTGCTGCAGCTGGGCGTTTCTGGACAGCGACGAGGACGCACAAGGTTACGGCGTCCTGGACATGGCCGACCAGGAGGAGGAGCTCGCCCATATCGATCCATACACCACGACGCCCACAAACCTAAag CTGAGGGATTGA